In Microvenator marinus, one genomic interval encodes:
- a CDS encoding efflux RND transporter periplasmic adaptor subunit, with product MTHISKRIGLWLTLVVLLQSCDSGKGHSKEEEQAEEEHKHDEGDGHAHEGDGHAHDEGDGEIREDALRLTSEAMKRAEIRLQTPQQGTLSQRLEISAEVELNPDRVAHISPLVASKVLSVDVQKGDVVKAGDKLVELRSVELGEARAELRRARAMKDVAERNQQRQRQLRKEGISSERSLLESELAFDQANAELEAARSRLLVFGLNGGNGPDMTIVSPIDGTIIARHATRGESATSSDTLFIVADLSTLWIVGQVPERTVSGVSVGMPATLSLGAFPGRTWTGKVDYVGSVLEESTRSLPIRVEVDNPDGLLRPGFFGSLSLSETGTQGTTLLVPLVAIQTLDDKKVVFVSEDESGTFKAQPVSLGAESKDFVEVIDGLSADSKVVVEGAFLLKSEMIRGQLGHGHAH from the coding sequence ATGACTCATATCAGCAAGAGAATCGGATTGTGGCTGACCTTGGTCGTACTGCTTCAGAGTTGTGACTCCGGAAAGGGACACTCAAAGGAGGAGGAACAAGCCGAGGAGGAACACAAGCACGACGAGGGTGACGGGCATGCGCACGAGGGTGACGGGCATGCGCACGACGAGGGTGACGGTGAAATCCGTGAAGATGCACTGCGTTTGACCAGTGAGGCTATGAAACGCGCCGAAATTCGTCTGCAGACGCCACAACAAGGTACTCTCTCACAGCGTCTTGAAATCTCGGCAGAGGTGGAGCTTAACCCGGACCGTGTCGCTCACATCAGTCCGCTGGTGGCGAGCAAGGTGCTGAGTGTGGACGTCCAGAAAGGCGACGTTGTGAAGGCCGGTGATAAGCTTGTCGAGCTCAGAAGCGTGGAGCTTGGTGAAGCGCGCGCAGAACTAAGGCGTGCCAGAGCCATGAAGGACGTGGCCGAGCGAAATCAGCAGCGCCAAAGGCAACTTCGAAAGGAAGGGATCAGTTCTGAGCGTAGCCTGCTCGAGTCCGAACTCGCTTTTGACCAAGCAAATGCTGAGCTCGAGGCCGCGAGGTCAAGGCTCCTTGTCTTCGGTTTGAACGGTGGAAACGGTCCAGATATGACAATCGTGTCACCCATCGATGGAACCATTATTGCTCGACACGCAACGCGCGGAGAAAGTGCAACGTCGAGCGACACCCTCTTCATTGTGGCGGACCTCTCAACACTATGGATTGTGGGTCAGGTACCAGAGCGAACAGTCTCTGGGGTAAGCGTTGGAATGCCGGCGACTCTGAGTCTCGGTGCCTTTCCGGGGCGTACATGGACTGGAAAAGTGGACTACGTGGGCTCTGTTTTGGAAGAATCGACGCGCTCACTTCCAATTCGGGTTGAAGTCGATAATCCCGATGGTCTTCTTCGTCCAGGCTTCTTTGGTAGTTTGTCTTTGTCTGAAACAGGGACACAAGGCACCACGCTTTTGGTGCCACTTGTGGCGATTCAGACTCTCGACGACAAGAAGGTTGTGTTCGTTTCCGAAGATGAATCTGGAACATTCAAGGCTCAGCCCGTCTCGCTCGGAGCGGAGAGTAAAGACTTCGTAGAAGTGATCGACGGCCTCAGTGCCGACTCCAAGGTGGTGGTCGAAGGGGCGTTCCTACTCAAGTCTGAAATGATTCGTGGTCAACTCGGCCACGGTCACGCACATTGA
- a CDS encoding TolC family protein, translating to MGLLSYIKIWLVITIVNSIFVSSASAEALSLPELLSFAHSNSPYIKRAEGEVGLARAQKLGAENSLQKNPELSISAGGRTLPRGTGLEFEVGLQQEFEIGGKATLRRKLAARHISRSQAELAESQWKVHVEVHRLYVDILLARKRIEQAERFVSYALSVRDIVRKQIDVGEESPLALLVAEADLARARELEVGARQLEDSLRVQLATTMGWESSDLPTISGNLPEVRPAPAVDELIASMSENHPSVRASNEALDASRTKLEFEERALWPDPTLGVSYAREAAAAPEDPAHIWMLSLSVPLPSFNLNEEGRAMAAAELEIANQEQMATHLKLKAELREKVSALNAAVERVAIYEAGVIPQIEKNLSLLQRSWDLGEVDIHQVSQMRERLLEASDQHMDALTAYYETAAELEGLAGQELWIVSEDK from the coding sequence TTGGGTCTTCTGTCTTACATTAAAATTTGGCTCGTAATTACTATCGTTAATAGTATTTTCGTGTCGAGCGCGAGCGCCGAGGCGCTATCGCTACCTGAGCTATTGAGCTTTGCGCACTCGAATTCACCTTATATCAAAAGGGCCGAAGGCGAGGTCGGTCTTGCCCGTGCTCAGAAGTTAGGCGCAGAAAACTCGCTCCAGAAGAATCCCGAGCTGTCAATTTCTGCAGGAGGGCGGACGTTGCCTCGTGGAACTGGGCTCGAGTTTGAAGTTGGTCTGCAGCAAGAGTTTGAAATCGGAGGTAAGGCCACACTTCGGCGGAAGCTCGCCGCGCGACACATCTCTAGATCCCAAGCTGAGCTAGCCGAGTCGCAGTGGAAGGTACACGTCGAAGTGCATCGACTCTATGTCGATATACTTCTCGCTCGAAAGCGAATTGAACAAGCGGAGCGTTTTGTTTCCTATGCGCTTTCGGTGCGCGATATTGTACGCAAACAGATTGATGTGGGTGAGGAGTCGCCTTTGGCACTACTGGTTGCCGAGGCGGATCTCGCAAGGGCACGCGAGCTTGAAGTTGGTGCAAGACAACTCGAAGACTCGCTGCGGGTGCAACTCGCAACCACAATGGGCTGGGAAAGCTCCGACCTTCCAACGATTTCTGGAAACCTTCCCGAGGTTCGACCGGCTCCAGCCGTCGATGAACTGATTGCCTCAATGTCAGAAAATCACCCGTCGGTGCGCGCAAGTAACGAAGCGCTCGACGCGAGCAGAACAAAGCTTGAATTCGAAGAACGAGCTCTATGGCCGGATCCAACTCTTGGGGTCAGCTACGCGAGAGAGGCTGCCGCAGCACCTGAAGATCCTGCGCATATCTGGATGCTCAGCCTCTCCGTTCCACTGCCCAGTTTCAACCTGAATGAAGAAGGTCGGGCGATGGCTGCTGCCGAGCTTGAAATCGCAAATCAAGAGCAGATGGCTACCCATCTAAAGCTCAAGGCTGAGCTTCGAGAGAAGGTGAGCGCGCTGAATGCAGCCGTTGAACGCGTGGCGATTTACGAAGCAGGTGTCATCCCACAGATCGAAAAGAACCTGAGTCTTTTGCAACGCTCTTGGGACCTTGGAGAGGTCGACATCCATCAAGTCTCACAGATGCGCGAACGCCTCTTGGAGGCGTCGGACCAACATATGGACGCGCTTACAGCCTACTACGAAACGGCGGCCGAACTTGAGGGGCTAGCCGGACAAGAACTTTGGATAGTTTCGGAGGACAAATGA
- a CDS encoding M56 family metallopeptidase, producing the protein MGELLFPIAAIFLTLLIVVVSSALSLAVLKNKRQKGSLTGFGSETTFAWLVAPTLIPLTWLVSSAIHQIEPREFVDLCLVDHGIEGCTDSMLLVGFLVAGIVGLVGYRLWREMPRPNYEVLDPGDLALRRVQSIISADERLRTLKVDVVHHSPEPVYTYGFLKPRVVIDACFVCHADDAMLRAALLHEHAHIKSRDTFRNFLVRLTLAISPLGKYLRREFELWRTAREAVCDREAVHHGGDPLALAEGILNAARFRCENPEPSLVALTGAGSALKLRLALLLHGDERLSSGPGYRACLILALLAMCIPHVDNLGVLDYVHVSVEQLLHL; encoded by the coding sequence AGTCTGGCCGTACTGAAAAACAAGCGCCAAAAAGGGTCGCTAACTGGCTTTGGCTCTGAAACGACCTTTGCTTGGCTCGTGGCGCCAACCTTGATACCGCTTACTTGGTTGGTATCTTCTGCGATTCATCAAATTGAACCCCGAGAATTTGTCGATTTGTGTTTGGTTGATCACGGCATCGAAGGGTGCACGGATTCAATGTTGCTAGTTGGGTTTCTCGTTGCGGGCATAGTTGGACTGGTCGGGTACAGGCTTTGGAGGGAAATGCCACGGCCAAACTACGAAGTTCTGGATCCTGGTGACCTTGCTCTTCGTAGAGTCCAGAGCATAATCTCTGCAGACGAGCGTTTGAGAACTTTGAAAGTAGATGTGGTGCATCACTCACCAGAACCAGTCTATACCTATGGGTTTCTTAAACCACGAGTCGTGATCGATGCGTGTTTTGTGTGCCATGCTGACGATGCGATGCTTCGTGCTGCCCTTCTTCATGAGCACGCTCACATCAAGAGCCGGGACACCTTCCGAAACTTTTTGGTGCGCCTCACTCTCGCGATTAGTCCACTTGGGAAATATCTGCGACGTGAGTTCGAGCTATGGAGAACGGCTCGAGAGGCGGTTTGCGACAGAGAGGCAGTTCATCACGGAGGCGACCCGCTGGCTCTAGCTGAGGGAATTCTGAATGCGGCGCGATTTCGCTGCGAGAATCCTGAACCATCTTTGGTCGCACTGACGGGCGCTGGCTCGGCACTCAAGCTTCGTTTGGCTCTTCTCTTACATGGCGACGAGCGACTTTCTTCAGGGCCGGGCTATAGGGCCTGCTTGATCTTAGCGCTCCTTGCGATGTGTATCCCTCATGTTGATAACCTGGGCGTGCTCGACTACGTACACGTATCAGTTGAGCAACTTCTTCACCTCTAA